The Verrucomicrobiota bacterium sequence ACGATTCCGGATACCGCGAATACGATGAAGATGCTCTGGAACGTCTTTTATTCATTAAACAGGCCAAAAACGCGGGTTTTAAGCTTTCCGATGTAAAGCTGCTTTTCAAACTGGAACTTTTACCTGAAGAAGCCTGTAGCGATGTAGGAAAGCTCTTGTCTGACCGTATCGAGGAGCTGGATATAAAAATTAAGGAACTCAAAACCTTTTTCAAGTCGCTCAAGCGGTTGAAAATTGCCTGCGACGAAAGCGAAAATGGCCGCTGCCCTGTTCTTGAGAATTTGCGATGCCCTTTGTTTCTGAATTAGCGTCCTAAAAAGAAGACTTGA is a genomic window containing:
- a CDS encoding heavy metal-responsive transcriptional regulator, with product MKIGELAEKAGLNAQTIRYYEREGILPEPRRRYDSGYREYDEDALERLLFIKQAKNAGFKLSDVKLLFKLELLPEEACSDVGKLLSDRIEELDIKIKELKTFFKSLKRLKIACDESENGRCPVLENLRCPLFLN